The genomic interval GTGCGGGTCGCGCAGGAGGCGCTGGCCGGTGTCGGGCATGGCGCCGAGTTCACGCCGCTTTCCTGGAACGACCAGCTCGCCGCACTGCGCCACGGCGCGATCGACTTCGTCATCGGCAGCTATTTTGATTCCGGTCGCCTCGACTATGCGCATTACTCGCAGCCCTACCGTCAGGAACGTAACGCCCTCTATGTGCGCGCCGGCGAGCGCGGTGAATATTCATTCGAGGACCGCGCCGCCCTGGTCCAGACGGTTCGCGACGGAGACTTCCGGCTGGGAGTGACCACGGGTTATGCCTACGCCTCCAGCGAGCTGGCCGACCTGGTCGCGGATCCGGGGGAGGCCGCGCGCCTGTATCCCGCGGCCGGTGACGAGGCCCATATCCAGGCGCTGATCGAGGGCCGGATCGACGGCTTTGTCGCGGACCCCGTGATTGTGGACCTGCTACTGGCGCGGACGGATCGTGCCCGTGCGATCCAGACACATCCGCTGGACCTGGGGACCGTTGGCGTGCGGGTGATGTTTTCCCGCGCCACCGTCCCCGCGGCGTTCGTCGAGCAGTTCAACGCGCAGCTGCAGGCCCTGGAGGACAGCCGGCGGATGGCCACGCTGGAAGTCGAGCATGTGCTGCCCGCGTTTCTCTCGATGGCTACCAGCGAGACCTGGTTCAATACGCTTACCCTGCTGGGAATCCTCGCGTTCTCCGCCTCCGGGCTGATCCTCGCCCGGCGCGAACGCTACAACCTGTTCGGCGCGCTGGTCCTGGCCTCGTTGCCGGCGATCGGCGGCGGCGTGCTGCGCGATCTGCTGCTGGGCCGCGACCCGATCTTCATCTTCGAGACGCCGGAGTTTCTGCTGGTCCCGATCGTGGTCGTGGGGGTCGGCTTCGTGCTGTACAAGCTGCATGACCATGTGCTGGTGCGCTGGCATCTCGTCCAGGAACTCCTGGCGCGGCAGCAGAAGGGATTGGGCGGGCGCGTAGTGGGGAATCTGCAGCGGGGTCTGGATGCCTGGGCCGTGGCCTCGTTCACCGTGATCGGCGTCGGGGTGGCCGTCGAGTCGCAGGCCAGCCCGTTGTGGCTCTGGGGCCCGGTAATGGCCGTGGTGACCGCCTCGTTCGGCGTGATCATGCGCGATGTGGTGCGCTCGGACTTCAACATCGACATGCTCAAGCGCGACTCCTTCGCCGAGATCTCGGTCCTGGGCGGCATTCTCTATTCGCTGATCCTGCTCTGGCCCCCGGTGGAGCTGAGCCTCGGATTCATCCTGATCGCCACGCATGCGGTGATCGTGCTGCTGTTCCTGGCGCGCCTCGGGGTTCTCTACTGGGGGCGGCCCAACCCGTTGCAGATGGGGGATCCGCATACCCTGCCGGAACGGCGTCTGGAGACACTGGCGCGTCGCGAGCCGCAGGCCTGGTCCAGTCTGACCCGCTACCTCACCGAGGATGCCGAGGGGCGGGCCCGCCCGGCCGGCCCCGGGGAGCTGGAACGCCTGCACAAGGACTTCGAATACCTGCTGCAGCCGGTGTTCGCCGAACTGGACCGGCTGGCGGGCGAGCCCCTGCTGGAGGCCGCCGCGCGCCGGCACGAGGCCCTGCGTGACCGCTTCCGGCTGGTCGCGCGCCTGGAGCAGCAGCTGTATGACCACCTGCGCGCGACTGTGACGGATATGGAGACCGCAGCCGACGAGGTGGCGTGGGCCCTGGAAGGCCGCGTTCTTGAGGCCCTGCGGGGATTGCTGGATGCCACGACCATGGCCGCGAGTTCCACGGACCCCGACGACCTGGCCTGGCTGCGCGACATGACGGCCAATCAGCGCAGCCGCTTCGATGCCCTGCGTGCCCGCTACCTCGACCCCGATCATTTCCAGCCCGGGGGTGCACTGGACCGCGTGCTGCAGCGCACCCACCGCGTGGAGCGCATGCTCTGGATGCTGGCGGAGTACGCGGAGCGGCGGCTGGAACCGACGTTGAGCCCGGTTCAGGGGGATCGGCGTGCACTGCAGCGGCGTTTCCTGCGCGCCGAATGATTGCCTGGTCGGTGGTCTATGGGGTTGCGGCCAACTGCCGTGTGCGCAGGTGTGTGGCGCCGATCACTGCGGCCGGCACCAGCAGCAGGTTCACCAGGGGTACCATCGCCAGCAGCGTCGTCCCGGCGCCGAATGCGAGGGTCTGCAGGCGGCGTTCGCGCAGGCGCCGGCGCACCGTATCGAATGCCAGGCCGTCGTTGGCTAGCGGGACCTCCATGAACTCCACCGCCAGGACCCAGCTGCCATAGAGGAACCAGGCAGCGGGTGCGAGCAGGTTGAGCCCCGGAACGAAGGTGATGATCAGCACCGGGATCAGTAGCAGGGCGTAATACCCGAGCTTGCGCGCCGCGGTGGCCAGCGCGTGTACGGACTCCGCGGTCAGCGAGCGCGGCGCGGCCAGCGGCGGATGGCCCAGGCCTTCGGCCGTGCGGTAGGCCAGCGGCCCGGAGAAGGGGCTGGCCACGATCGCGGCCAGGGCCACGGCGGATATCCCGACCACCAGCAGCAGGAACAGGGCGAACAGCGGCCACAGCAGCCAGGCCAGCCAGTCCAGGGTCTGCGGCAGCCAGGCGGCGAGCAGGGCGTCAAAGCCCACCGCCGCGGCTGCGACCAGCGCCCCCACCAGCAGGACATTGATGATCAGCGGAATGATCACGAGCCCGCGCAGGGCGGGCTCGTGGACGCGTGTCAGGCCCCGGAACGGGGCGAGGAACGCGTAAAGCGGCGAGACGGGTCTTGCCCGCTGGTTCAGCGGCGGGCCCCGAACAACGTCAGGACCAGACCCACTGCGGCCATGATGCCGCCACCGATCAGGTACATGCGAGTGTCGTCTGTGTAGCGTCCGGTGAAGGTCTCGTGCAGCTCTTCACCCAGGCTTTCGGTCGCGTTGTAGCCCATCACCAGCAGGATGACGCCACCCACCAGCAGGGCGATTCCGAGAATACGGCTCCAGTGCATGTCTACGTCCTTTCTTGTTGTGGTTCTTTGCCTGAATGTAGCACCGATCACCGGCGCTGGCGGTGACGTATCCAGAGAAACGCGAGTCTTCCCGGTTGCGTAGGAGGCCAGCCCTCTGGCCGATGGGGCGTGTCTGGAGTCGTATCGCGCAGGGGGCTGCGCTCCTATAGGGGGTGTCTTGCGTAGGAGGCCAGCCCTCTGGCCGATGGGGCGTGTCCGGCGTCGCATCGCGGAGGGGGCTGCGCTCCTACAGGGGTGTGTCTTGCGTAGGAGGCCAGCCCTCTGGCCGATGGGGCGTGTCCGGCGTCGCATCGCGCAGGGGGCTGCGCTCCTACAGGGGTGTGTCTTGCGTAGGAGGTCAGCCCTCTGGCCGATCGCCGTTGGCTTCAGCGAGAAGGCGAGAAGGCCTCCAGCCCCATGCCGATGCGCGCCAGCCGTGCGGCGCCGTGTGCGGCGTCGTCGTTGTACGCGCCCGTCACCGGGATCTCCAGGATGCGCTCGCGGATGCGCGTCCACGTGGGGTTCGCGGCACCGCCACCGAGCGTGATCACGCGCTCCACGCGCGGTGCCCCAAGCTCCGTCAGGCGCCGGTAGCCATCACGCTCGATGCGCGCGATGCCTTCGAACAGTCCCTGGAGAAAGCGCGCGTCTTCATCCGGGCGCGGCGTCAGGCGTGGCTCCAGTTCCGGATCACTGATCGGAAAGCGCTCGCCCCGCCGGGGCAGGGGCAGGTAATCGAGACCCGTGTCCGTATCCGGGTCCATCTGTTCGCTCAGCTGTTTGAGCGTGGCGTCGTCGAAATGTTGGCGCAGGACCGCGCCGCCGCTGTTGGAGGCGCCGCCGACCAGCCACTGGCCGAACAGGTGATGGCTGTAGATTCCCAGCTCGGGCGCAAACACGGGCTCCGACGAGAGCTGCTTGATCACCATGGTCGAACCCAGGCTGGTGACCCCGGTGCGGTCGTCTTCAACCCCGGAGGCGAGAAAGCCGGCGATACTGTCGGTGGTCCCGGCGATCACCCGCGAGGCCGGGTTCAGCCCCAGGTGCTGCGCC from Thioalkalivibrio sp. ALJ12 carries:
- a CDS encoding DUF3185 family protein — protein: MHWSRILGIALLVGGVILLVMGYNATESLGEELHETFTGRYTDDTRMYLIGGGIMAAVGLVLTLFGARR
- the cysZ gene encoding sulfate transporter CysZ, which produces MIIPLIINVLLVGALVAAAAVGFDALLAAWLPQTLDWLAWLLWPLFALFLLLVVGISAVALAAIVASPFSGPLAYRTAEGLGHPPLAAPRSLTAESVHALATAARKLGYYALLLIPVLIITFVPGLNLLAPAAWFLYGSWVLAVEFMEVPLANDGLAFDTVRRRLRERRLQTLAFGAGTTLLAMVPLVNLLLVPAAVIGATHLRTRQLAATP
- a CDS encoding FGGY-family carbohydrate kinase, which codes for MHAIGLDLGTSGIRLALVDPDGARVYSAERELPESETDGDGIAEQDPAQWWTLVRELLREAAEHLKGEPVAIAVDGTSATLLFLDADGRPVRPAMMYNDARATDMTAILAGVAPSGSAVHSPSSSAAKLLWVRRHESLSGVRRALHQADWIAGRLRGRFDVMDENNALKLGYDALWQGWPDWLEDILTTDANLLPEVVPAGTNLGPIAPEMAQHLGLNPASRVIAGTTDSIAGFLASGVEDDRTGVTSLGSTMVIKQLSSEPVFAPELGIYSHHLFGQWLVGGASNSGGAVLRQHFDDATLKQLSEQMDPDTDTGLDYLPLPRRGERFPISDPELEPRLTPRPDEDARFLQGLFEGIARIERDGYRRLTELGAPRVERVITLGGGAANPTWTRIRERILEIPVTGAYNDDAAHGAARLARIGMGLEAFSPSR
- a CDS encoding TRIC cation channel family protein, whose product is MALTILAPFTAGASSPPSAADIGTPIPIAQQSAPETLRSGWFERPPYQAGSDSASRASPAGLDVRVAQEALAGVGHGAEFTPLSWNDQLAALRHGAIDFVIGSYFDSGRLDYAHYSQPYRQERNALYVRAGERGEYSFEDRAALVQTVRDGDFRLGVTTGYAYASSELADLVADPGEAARLYPAAGDEAHIQALIEGRIDGFVADPVIVDLLLARTDRARAIQTHPLDLGTVGVRVMFSRATVPAAFVEQFNAQLQALEDSRRMATLEVEHVLPAFLSMATSETWFNTLTLLGILAFSASGLILARRERYNLFGALVLASLPAIGGGVLRDLLLGRDPIFIFETPEFLLVPIVVVGVGFVLYKLHDHVLVRWHLVQELLARQQKGLGGRVVGNLQRGLDAWAVASFTVIGVGVAVESQASPLWLWGPVMAVVTASFGVIMRDVVRSDFNIDMLKRDSFAEISVLGGILYSLILLWPPVELSLGFILIATHAVIVLLFLARLGVLYWGRPNPLQMGDPHTLPERRLETLARREPQAWSSLTRYLTEDAEGRARPAGPGELERLHKDFEYLLQPVFAELDRLAGEPLLEAAARRHEALRDRFRLVARLEQQLYDHLRATVTDMETAADEVAWALEGRVLEALRGLLDATTMAASSTDPDDLAWLRDMTANQRSRFDALRARYLDPDHFQPGGALDRVLQRTHRVERMLWMLAEYAERRLEPTLSPVQGDRRALQRRFLRAE